From a region of the Corallococcus coralloides DSM 2259 genome:
- a CDS encoding class I SAM-dependent methyltransferase, translating to MPETVFVDNIWNDFAHSYDQMIPELPCYQRQREKILRDTRERSYVIDAGCGTGLVSEPLVRRGQRVVGFDNNQAMLALAVRRRAKEPEAVRARWTLLPGDVAQFPLEVEGAADAVVMNNVLFYVKDPEAVLREAWTHLKPGGVLCMTSNKRPRPDLELVLKNSIREWEAQGRWTESLQRAVNHHRTCAQKLTTDPNEMVTFLDTDQAVKLLEKVGFSEALVADGDDYYGENFYVCMRK from the coding sequence CCCGAGACCGTCTTCGTCGACAACATCTGGAACGACTTCGCGCACAGCTACGATCAGATGATCCCCGAGCTGCCGTGCTACCAGCGGCAGCGCGAGAAGATCCTCCGCGACACCCGGGAGCGCTCCTACGTCATCGACGCGGGGTGTGGCACGGGGCTCGTGAGCGAGCCCCTGGTGCGCCGCGGGCAGCGCGTCGTCGGCTTCGACAACAACCAGGCCATGCTGGCCCTGGCGGTGCGCCGCCGCGCGAAGGAGCCGGAGGCGGTGCGCGCCCGCTGGACGCTGTTGCCCGGAGACGTGGCGCAGTTCCCCCTGGAGGTGGAGGGGGCCGCGGACGCGGTGGTGATGAACAACGTCCTCTTCTACGTGAAGGACCCGGAGGCCGTGCTGCGCGAGGCCTGGACGCACCTGAAGCCCGGCGGCGTCCTGTGCATGACGAGCAACAAGCGGCCCCGCCCCGACCTGGAGCTGGTGCTGAAGAACTCCATCCGGGAATGGGAGGCCCAGGGGCGGTGGACGGAGAGCCTCCAGCGCGCGGTGAACCACCACCGCACCTGCGCCCAGAAGCTCACCACGGACCCCAACGAGATGGTCACCTTCCTGGACACGGACCAGGCGGTGAAGCTGCTGGAGAAGGTGGGCTTCAGCGAGGCGCTGGTGGCCGACGGCGACGACTACTACGGCGAGAACTTCTACGTCTGCATGCGCAAGTAG